The nucleotide window AATGCCCAAGGTCAGAAGAGACATCCTCGCCTTGCTGCTCTCCCGGCCCGACGAGGCGTTCTACCAGCGTGAGGTCGTCCGGGCCACGCAGGGCGGCAAGGGCGCGGTCGAGCGCGAGCTGCGAAGGCTGAGCAATGCCGGGATCGTCCTACGGGAGAAGCGCGGGAACCAGACCTACTACCGGGCAAACCAGGACTGCCCGATCTACCCCGAACTGCACCGACTCATGGTGAAGACAGCCGGAATCGCGGACGTTGTCCGGGAGGCTCTGAGCCAAGTCCAAGGCATCCGACTCGCGTTCATCTTCGGCAGCATGGCGAAGGGGGGCGGAGACACGAAGAGCGATGTGGACGTGCTCATCGTTGGCGACGCTTCTTTTGCTGACATCTCAGGCGCGCTGTTGCCTGCACAGGAGCGCCTGGCCAGGGAGATCACCCCGACAGTCTACACGCCGGATGAGTTCGCGGAGAGGCTCAAAGGGAAGCACCGCTTCCTGATGCGCGTCTTACAGGAACCGAAGATCATGCTGATAGGAGCGCCCGATGACCTTGAGCGAATGGGCGAACTTGCACCGGAGTGATCTGGTAGCAGAACCGCCAGACAAGGACCTGATCACCGAACTGCGCGCGGTCGCCGACCGCGAGATACGCGACGCTGAGACGGTGGAGTCCTACGACGGCCGACTCGGGCATGCCCATACCGCCGGCCTGGCCATTGCGGCCGCTGCACTGGCCGCATCAGGCTATCGGGTGCGGCATGGGGCCCTGGCCCACCACTGGCGGCTCATTGAATCCCTGGAATACACGCTGGGCCTCGCACCAGCGCAGATCAAGGAACTGCAGGACTACCGGAAGAAGCGCAGCCTCTCCGTGTGCGAGCGCACCGGTATCGTCACAAGCACTGAAGCCGATGCTGCCCTTAATGCGGCGCGCCGCCTACGAGACCAGCTCTCCGCCTGGCTTGCCTCGGAGCACCCCGACTTCTTGCCCAAGTGACGCTGCCCCCGCTGGCGACGCTACTTGCCCCACCTGCGACGAGTGCGGGTGTGAAGCCGCCAGTCCTGCTCGCTGCATCTGCCGCTCCCCTTGTCGCACCCCCTCATAGGTCCAAAGAACGGTAGTCACAGGCATCCTGTTAGAATCGGCTCCAAATCCTGCCCCGGCTACCACCAATGTTTCGCCCGAGGCCATCCGGACGGCCCCGGCAAGGTTGCCCGTCAGTTCGGCCTCCAGGTGCGCGTCTGGACGGCCGAGGTTGACGGGCAACATCTTTACCTCCTCGACCTACTTCTCTGTGGCGAACGCGCTCCGGCCGTGATCGCGGCGGAGAAACCTCTCGTTCACCAGTTCGGCAATGGCCTAGCGGACCGTTGGACGACCTTGCCTTCCGTATGCCTGACGGGGCTGTCCGTGGCAAGATGAAAGTGGAGGGGGAACCGGTGTGCAGTACATCCTGCCTCTAGTCCTCCAGCAGGGGCGCTGCCGACTGTGCGGCGCAGAGTCGGTGCTGGTCTCCAGGCAGATGCGCGTCTGCGCGGCCTGCATCCGCACCGACCCAGACCACGCCCTGCCGCTGGCCCAGGCAGCCCACCGCCGCTCCAGGCGGCTGTTCTCCCTGCCAGAAGAGCCGCCGCAGGCGCTCGACGGCGTCCCCTGCTCTCTGTGCCTGCACGGGTGTCGCATGGCGCCG belongs to bacterium and includes:
- a CDS encoding nucleotidyltransferase domain-containing protein, whose protein sequence is MIDALMPKVRRDILALLLSRPDEAFYQREVVRATQGGKGAVERELRRLSNAGIVLREKRGNQTYYRANQDCPIYPELHRLMVKTAGIADVVREALSQVQGIRLAFIFGSMAKGGGDTKSDVDVLIVGDASFADISGALLPAQERLAREITPTVYTPDEFAERLKGKHRFLMRVLQEPKIMLIGAPDDLERMGELAPE